A genomic window from Arthrobacter globiformis includes:
- a CDS encoding ABC transporter ATP-binding protein codes for MIEAEGLTKVYGDKTAVGGVSFTVQDGQVTGFLGPNGAGKSTTMRMIMGLDTPTAGTVTVNGVPFARHTAPLREIGALLDAKAVHTSRSAYNHLLAMAATHSIPRKRVHEVIDMTGLADVARKKVKGFSLGMGQRLGIAAALLGDPQTIILDEPVNGLDPEGVVWVRNLVKYLASEGRTVFLSSHLMSEMALTADHLIVIGRGKIIADAPIKDIITGKGQSRTRVRSDQPDRLMHVLAGTGVSVELQDHELLEVTGLDPRQIARSALDNHVLIYELTPLQASLEEAYMELTKDEVEYHSLITTGAPVPAQSGGN; via the coding sequence ATGATTGAGGCAGAAGGCCTGACAAAAGTCTACGGCGACAAAACCGCCGTCGGCGGCGTCAGTTTCACCGTCCAAGACGGCCAGGTCACCGGCTTTCTGGGACCCAACGGCGCCGGCAAGTCGACCACCATGCGCATGATCATGGGCCTGGACACCCCGACGGCGGGAACGGTCACCGTCAACGGTGTCCCGTTCGCCCGGCACACCGCACCGTTGCGCGAAATCGGGGCACTGCTGGACGCCAAGGCCGTCCACACGAGCCGCTCCGCGTACAACCATCTGCTGGCCATGGCCGCCACGCACAGCATCCCGCGGAAGCGGGTGCACGAGGTCATCGACATGACCGGTCTGGCGGACGTGGCCCGGAAAAAGGTCAAGGGGTTCTCCCTTGGCATGGGTCAGCGGCTGGGCATCGCGGCCGCGCTCCTGGGCGATCCGCAGACCATCATCCTGGACGAACCCGTCAACGGGCTCGATCCGGAAGGCGTGGTCTGGGTGCGGAACCTCGTGAAGTACCTGGCTTCCGAGGGGCGCACGGTGTTCCTCTCCAGCCACCTCATGAGTGAGATGGCCCTGACCGCCGACCATCTGATTGTGATCGGCCGCGGAAAGATCATTGCCGACGCACCCATCAAGGACATCATCACGGGCAAGGGCCAGAGCCGGACCCGGGTCCGCTCCGACCAGCCCGACCGGCTCATGCACGTTCTCGCCGGAACAGGTGTCTCGGTGGAGCTGCAGGACCATGAACTCCTCGAGGTCACGGGCCTGGACCCCCGGCAGATCGCCCGCAGCGCCCTGGACAACCACGTTCTGATCTACGAACTCACCCCGCTCCAGGCCAGCCTCGAAGAGGCCTACATGGAGCTGACCAAGGACGAGGTCGAATACCACTCGCTGATCACCACGGGAGCCCCGGTTCCCGCCCAGTCCGGAGGCAACTGA
- a CDS encoding bifunctional phosphatase PAP2/diacylglycerol kinase family protein, whose product MRRMLHRGPGWIAALDRTLMRTVSGFPGGHHDTFFRRLSASANKGKLWFGVAAVAAAIPGRTRRAALHGLLAQGVASAVTNLVFKTLLPRARPLPEHLPVFRFVHPQPTSSSMPSGHSASAVAFALGSGMVQPVLGAVVAPVAAGVAYSRVHTGAHWPSDVLFGSAIGAGAALVTRRWWPVRPPMPATSKQRVQAAPLPQGEGLSIAVNTLGGSFTEETAAALREVFPLAHITLVAPDDDIAQRMEEAAAVPGIRALGVWGGDGTVGTAAAAAVEHDLPLLVLAGGTLNHFARDAGTPSLVEAVAAAERGEAALADVGAVAVERGLADDPERVELIMLNTASIGLYPNLVRRREQLQPALGKPLAGVVAMFRTFAMEKPITLIVNGVRHRLWIMYLGRGRYYPRDHAPLFRPVLDDGVLDVRMMTADESFARLRMLWSVLTGTVATSRITHLTEATRVRVECGTAPMVLAVDGEAMPGVRAVEFTLKRAALRYYSPADGS is encoded by the coding sequence ATGCGACGAATGCTGCACCGGGGGCCAGGCTGGATTGCCGCCCTCGACCGCACGCTGATGCGGACCGTCTCCGGCTTCCCGGGCGGGCACCATGACACGTTTTTCCGCCGGCTCTCGGCCTCGGCCAACAAGGGCAAGCTGTGGTTTGGCGTGGCTGCCGTGGCTGCCGCCATCCCGGGGCGAACCAGGCGCGCAGCACTCCACGGCCTGCTGGCCCAGGGCGTCGCCTCAGCTGTGACGAACCTCGTTTTCAAGACCCTGCTGCCCCGCGCGCGGCCGCTCCCTGAGCATTTGCCGGTGTTCCGCTTCGTCCATCCGCAACCCACCAGTTCATCCATGCCGTCCGGCCACTCGGCCTCAGCGGTCGCATTCGCCTTGGGCAGTGGAATGGTACAGCCGGTGCTCGGAGCAGTCGTCGCTCCTGTTGCCGCCGGCGTTGCATACTCCAGAGTGCATACAGGCGCCCACTGGCCCTCGGATGTGCTCTTCGGTTCGGCGATCGGTGCGGGCGCAGCCCTCGTGACGAGAAGGTGGTGGCCTGTTCGCCCGCCCATGCCCGCCACGTCCAAGCAACGGGTACAGGCGGCCCCACTCCCGCAGGGCGAGGGCCTGAGCATCGCCGTGAACACACTGGGTGGCTCCTTTACTGAGGAAACGGCTGCCGCCCTGAGGGAAGTCTTCCCGCTCGCTCATATAACGCTCGTCGCACCGGACGACGACATTGCCCAGCGGATGGAGGAGGCAGCCGCCGTGCCGGGCATTCGCGCACTCGGGGTGTGGGGCGGGGACGGAACGGTGGGCACTGCGGCGGCGGCCGCCGTCGAGCATGATCTTCCCTTGCTGGTGCTGGCCGGCGGAACCCTCAACCACTTCGCCCGGGACGCCGGAACGCCCTCCCTGGTGGAGGCGGTGGCCGCAGCGGAACGCGGTGAAGCGGCGCTGGCAGACGTCGGGGCCGTGGCTGTTGAACGCGGTCTCGCGGACGATCCCGAACGGGTGGAGCTGATCATGCTTAACACCGCAAGCATCGGGCTGTACCCGAACCTGGTGCGGCGTCGCGAACAGTTGCAGCCCGCCCTCGGGAAGCCTCTCGCCGGGGTTGTGGCGATGTTCCGGACCTTCGCCATGGAGAAGCCGATTACGCTGATCGTCAATGGCGTCCGGCACAGGCTGTGGATCATGTATCTGGGCCGCGGCCGCTACTACCCTCGGGACCACGCCCCGCTCTTCCGGCCGGTACTGGACGACGGTGTGCTGGACGTCAGGATGATGACCGCCGACGAGTCGTTCGCCCGCCTCCGCATGCTTTGGTCCGTGCTGACCGGCACGGTGGCGACGTCCAGGATCACCCACCTCACCGAAGCCACCCGTGTCCGCGTGGAGTGCGGCACCGCCCCCATGGTGCTGGCGGTGGACGGCGAAGCCATGCCCGGCGTCCGGGCCGTCGAATTCACCCTGAAACGTGCCGCCCTGCGCTACTACTCACCGGCGGACGGCAGCTGA
- a CDS encoding ABC-F family ATP-binding cassette domain-containing protein, with amino-acid sequence MAHIDVSGIDYFLSDGSQLLNGVTFKVPDGTKTALIGPNGTGKTTLFRIIAGDLTPDEGVIGRSGNMGIMRQFVGQVRDDSTVRDLLLSAAPPALADAARAVDEAELAMMEHDDEPTQMRYAQAIVDWGDAGGYDVETVWDEVCMAALGLPFDRAQHRRASTLSGGEQKRLVLEALFAGPDELLLLDEPDNYLDVPGKRWLEDKLNESKKTVFFISHDRELLNNAAGRIVTLEPGINGAGAWIHGGGFGSYVEARADRNARFEELRKRWDEEHAKLKELVNMYKNKAAFRSDMANRYHAAQTRLAKFLEAGPPEALPIEQNVQMRLKGGRTAKRAVVAEKLELTGLMKPFSTEIWFGDRVGVLGSNGSGKSHFLRLLATGGTDPEREHLPVSDVEIAEVPHEGTVKLGARIRPGFFAQTHVRPDLMNRTLLDILHRGDEHRSGLGREAAAGALDGYGLAGQSEQKYESLSGGQQARFQILLLQLSGATLLLLDEPTDNLDLHSAEALERAIDHFEGTVLAVTHDRWFARTFDRFLVFGSDGKVYESAEPVWDEKRVERAR; translated from the coding sequence GTGGCCCATATTGACGTTTCCGGCATCGACTACTTCCTCTCCGACGGCAGCCAGCTGCTCAACGGGGTGACCTTCAAGGTCCCCGACGGCACCAAAACGGCGCTCATCGGACCCAACGGAACGGGCAAAACCACCCTCTTCCGAATCATCGCCGGCGACCTCACTCCGGACGAAGGCGTGATCGGCCGCTCCGGAAACATGGGAATCATGCGGCAGTTCGTGGGGCAGGTCCGTGACGACTCCACGGTCCGCGACCTTTTATTGTCGGCCGCCCCTCCGGCGCTGGCGGATGCCGCCCGCGCCGTGGATGAGGCTGAGCTTGCCATGATGGAGCACGACGACGAGCCCACCCAGATGCGGTACGCCCAGGCAATCGTCGACTGGGGAGATGCCGGCGGGTACGACGTCGAGACCGTCTGGGACGAGGTCTGCATGGCCGCGCTGGGACTGCCCTTTGACCGCGCCCAGCACCGCCGCGCGTCCACGCTGTCCGGCGGCGAGCAGAAGCGGCTGGTGCTGGAGGCGCTCTTTGCCGGTCCCGACGAGCTGCTGCTCCTCGACGAACCGGACAACTACCTCGACGTCCCGGGCAAGCGCTGGCTCGAGGACAAGCTCAACGAATCGAAGAAGACGGTCTTCTTCATCAGCCACGACCGGGAGCTGCTGAACAACGCCGCCGGCCGCATCGTCACGCTCGAGCCGGGCATCAACGGGGCCGGCGCCTGGATCCACGGCGGCGGCTTCGGGTCGTATGTAGAGGCGCGGGCGGACCGGAACGCCCGCTTCGAGGAGCTTCGCAAGCGCTGGGACGAGGAGCATGCGAAGCTCAAGGAACTCGTCAACATGTACAAGAACAAGGCCGCCTTCCGCTCCGACATGGCCAACCGCTACCACGCAGCCCAGACCCGGCTGGCCAAATTCCTCGAGGCCGGCCCGCCGGAAGCCCTGCCGATTGAGCAGAACGTGCAGATGCGGCTCAAGGGCGGCCGCACCGCCAAGAGGGCCGTTGTGGCCGAAAAGCTGGAACTGACCGGCCTGATGAAGCCCTTCTCCACCGAGATCTGGTTCGGGGACCGGGTGGGCGTGCTGGGCTCCAACGGGTCCGGCAAGTCGCACTTCCTGCGGCTGCTGGCCACCGGGGGCACCGACCCGGAGCGGGAACACCTGCCGGTGTCCGACGTCGAAATCGCCGAAGTGCCCCACGAGGGCACCGTGAAACTTGGCGCCCGTATCCGGCCGGGGTTCTTTGCGCAGACCCACGTCCGGCCCGACCTCATGAACCGCACGCTGCTGGACATCCTGCACCGCGGCGACGAACACCGTTCCGGTTTGGGCCGGGAGGCCGCTGCCGGAGCACTCGACGGCTATGGGCTGGCGGGGCAGTCGGAACAGAAGTACGAGTCGCTGTCCGGCGGACAGCAGGCACGGTTCCAGATCCTGCTGCTGCAGCTGTCCGGCGCCACGCTGCTACTGCTGGACGAGCCCACCGACAACCTCGACCTGCACTCGGCCGAGGCCCTGGAGCGGGCCATCGACCACTTCGAGGGCACGGTCCTCGCCGTCACGCACGACCGCTGGTTCGCCCGGACCTTCGACCGCTTCCTGGTCTTCGGCTCCGATGGCAAGGTGTACGAGTCGGCCGAGCCGGTTTGGGATGAGAAGCGGGTGGAACGCGCCCGCTGA
- a CDS encoding penicillin-binding transpeptidase domain-containing protein, which translates to MGNTKKLSLVLAGLILSGSLVACDDGRGGAEAAAKQLASAVAGLDLRPVAFDGRDSTVANDQLNQVFKALAPAKPSVEAGELTLDGDTARIPLNYSWKISTGEWKYTVEADLRKSGDKWLTVWSPGLLVPNLAEGEILSKATQSSPRADILGAGNQKLVTLRPVVNVGIDKPQLGGADAADAATRLAKLVGVDPAAYVQQVEASGAEAFVPAITLRNTSDRAVTDAEIEAIPGGRAIPGQLPLAPTRNFARAVLGTVGEASAEQIEKSNGTLTAGDVIGTGGLQQQYDAQLRGTDGTVVRVQRADLTREEIQAAPTDPRRTVFEVQAVPGTPLQTTLDMKLQQLAEDTLADIKPASAIVALRPSTGAVLAAASGPGSNGYNTAMLGQYAPGSTFKVVDSLAMLRNGFTPDSTVECTPTLTVDGRKFKNAEGYPKDSLGSVTLRDAFAHSCNTAFIAARDKVTQAQLESAATSLGVAVEAPKLGAEAFLGSVPGEAEGTEHAAAMIGQGRVLMSPLSAAVMAGSVAKGAPVSPVLVEESAPSASTSASPTPTPEGSAPSSTVTAEAPAKTAQTPVTKAEAAALADMMRAVVTSGHAGFLAEVPGEPVGAKTGTAEFGNANPPKTHAWIIAVHGDLAVAVFVEDGGLGATTSGPLLKKFLTAAG; encoded by the coding sequence GTGGGGAACACTAAAAAACTTTCACTTGTCCTTGCTGGTCTCATACTCAGCGGCTCACTGGTGGCCTGCGACGACGGCCGCGGCGGTGCGGAAGCCGCGGCGAAGCAGCTGGCCTCCGCCGTCGCCGGCCTGGACCTCCGCCCGGTGGCCTTCGACGGGCGCGATTCGACGGTGGCCAACGACCAGCTCAACCAGGTCTTCAAAGCGCTGGCGCCGGCCAAGCCCTCTGTCGAAGCGGGCGAGCTGACGCTCGACGGCGACACTGCCCGGATCCCGCTGAACTACAGCTGGAAGATTTCCACCGGGGAGTGGAAGTACACCGTCGAGGCCGACTTGCGGAAATCCGGCGACAAATGGCTTACCGTCTGGTCGCCCGGGCTGCTGGTCCCCAACCTGGCCGAAGGGGAGATCCTCAGCAAGGCCACGCAGTCATCCCCGCGGGCCGACATCCTCGGTGCCGGCAATCAGAAGCTCGTGACGTTGCGGCCGGTGGTCAACGTGGGCATTGACAAGCCGCAGCTGGGCGGCGCTGATGCCGCAGATGCCGCCACCAGGCTCGCCAAGCTCGTGGGCGTGGATCCCGCGGCCTACGTCCAGCAGGTGGAGGCATCCGGGGCCGAGGCCTTCGTTCCCGCCATCACCCTGCGTAACACCAGCGACCGTGCCGTGACCGACGCCGAGATCGAGGCCATCCCGGGTGGCCGGGCCATCCCGGGCCAACTGCCGCTGGCACCGACGCGGAACTTCGCCCGGGCTGTCCTGGGCACCGTTGGCGAAGCCAGCGCAGAGCAGATTGAAAAGTCGAACGGCACCCTGACCGCCGGCGACGTCATCGGCACGGGCGGACTCCAGCAGCAGTACGATGCACAGCTCCGCGGAACAGACGGCACCGTGGTCCGCGTGCAGCGCGCCGATCTGACCCGGGAAGAGATACAGGCGGCACCCACTGACCCGCGGCGCACCGTCTTTGAGGTGCAGGCTGTTCCCGGCACGCCGTTGCAGACCACCCTCGATATGAAGCTGCAGCAGCTTGCCGAGGACACTCTTGCCGACATCAAGCCGGCGTCAGCCATCGTGGCGCTCCGGCCGTCCACGGGTGCGGTCCTCGCCGCCGCGTCGGGTCCCGGAAGCAACGGCTACAACACGGCGATGCTCGGCCAGTACGCGCCGGGATCCACTTTCAAGGTGGTGGACTCCCTCGCCATGCTCCGCAACGGATTCACCCCCGATTCCACCGTCGAATGCACGCCCACGCTCACCGTCGACGGCAGGAAGTTCAAGAACGCCGAGGGCTACCCCAAGGACTCCCTCGGATCCGTGACACTGCGTGACGCCTTCGCCCACTCCTGCAACACCGCCTTCATTGCCGCCCGGGACAAGGTCACCCAGGCCCAGCTGGAGTCGGCCGCCACCTCCCTGGGGGTGGCCGTGGAGGCCCCGAAGCTTGGCGCCGAGGCGTTCCTTGGCTCCGTTCCCGGTGAGGCCGAGGGCACCGAGCACGCGGCAGCCATGATCGGCCAGGGCAGGGTGCTGATGTCCCCGCTGTCCGCCGCCGTGATGGCAGGCTCGGTGGCGAAGGGCGCCCCCGTGTCCCCGGTCCTGGTGGAGGAAAGCGCTCCGTCCGCATCGACGTCGGCCAGTCCCACGCCGACCCCGGAAGGTTCCGCCCCGTCGTCGACCGTCACAGCGGAAGCCCCTGCGAAGACCGCCCAGACACCTGTCACCAAGGCGGAAGCAGCCGCCCTCGCGGACATGATGCGTGCGGTGGTGACCTCGGGCCACGCCGGATTCCTGGCCGAAGTCCCCGGCGAACCCGTGGGCGCCAAGACGGGAACCGCCGAGTTCGGCAACGCCAACCCGCCCAAGACCCACGCATGGATCATCGCCGTGCACGGGGACCTGGCCGTGGCCGTGTTCGTCGAGGACGGCGGGCTCGGCGCCACGACTTCCGGCCCGCTCCTGAAGAAATTCCTGACTGCCGCCGGCTGA
- a CDS encoding phytoene desaturase family protein, with product MPDVAVVGSGPNGLAAAVVMARAGLKVHVYEAADQVGGGSRTSQVIEEGHWHDICSAVHPMALASPFFRAFELARRVDLQLPPVQFGSPLDGGRSALAYRSLDRTADELGRDGRAYRRLLAPLVRHIDGVVQTTSDQLLRVPGDPLAAAILGLRTVEQGSPMWNLRFRQDRAPALLSGVAAHVVGRLPSLSGAGAGLLLNALAHSGGWPIPVGGSSAIADAMAKDVEAHGGVLQTGFRVTSLAELEPAKAVLLDVAPPALARIAGSRLPASYRRALESFRFGNGACKVDFILSGPVPWTAAGLAGAGTVHIGGTREEMAEAEGAVSRGRHPERPYVLVSQPSVVDPGRAPEGRHILWTYCHVPSGSTVDMGEAVMDQLERFAPGFRDLVLRHKVTTAAELAAYNENYIGGDFSAGLLDPRGLVQRPVVSPVPWRTPARGVYLCSSSTPPGPGVTGMPGFRAAKYALKDMFGLDVPALGL from the coding sequence ATGCCTGACGTCGCCGTCGTTGGTTCCGGACCTAACGGACTCGCCGCCGCCGTCGTCATGGCGCGGGCGGGGCTCAAGGTGCACGTGTACGAGGCCGCGGACCAGGTCGGCGGCGGATCCCGGACGTCCCAGGTCATCGAGGAAGGGCATTGGCACGACATCTGCTCGGCCGTGCACCCCATGGCGCTGGCCTCGCCCTTTTTCCGGGCGTTCGAGCTAGCGCGGCGGGTGGACCTGCAGCTTCCGCCGGTACAGTTCGGCTCCCCGTTGGATGGTGGCCGGTCGGCCCTGGCGTACCGGTCGCTCGACCGGACCGCCGACGAGCTGGGCCGGGACGGCCGCGCGTACCGCCGGCTCCTCGCTCCGCTGGTGCGGCACATCGACGGCGTCGTGCAAACCACGTCCGACCAGCTGCTGCGCGTTCCCGGCGATCCGCTGGCCGCAGCCATTCTGGGACTGCGGACCGTTGAACAGGGCTCGCCGATGTGGAACCTGCGCTTCCGGCAGGACAGGGCGCCCGCCCTGCTCAGCGGCGTGGCAGCCCACGTCGTGGGGCGCCTGCCCTCACTGTCCGGGGCGGGAGCCGGCCTGTTGCTCAACGCCTTGGCGCACAGCGGGGGATGGCCGATTCCAGTGGGAGGATCGTCCGCGATCGCCGATGCGATGGCGAAGGACGTCGAAGCCCACGGCGGCGTACTGCAGACAGGGTTCCGCGTCACGTCGCTGGCGGAGCTGGAACCGGCGAAGGCAGTGCTGCTGGACGTTGCGCCTCCTGCCCTTGCACGCATCGCCGGCAGCCGCCTGCCCGCGTCCTACCGCCGCGCGCTGGAGTCCTTCCGGTTCGGCAACGGCGCCTGCAAGGTGGATTTCATCCTGTCAGGACCCGTGCCGTGGACCGCTGCAGGACTGGCAGGGGCCGGAACAGTACATATTGGCGGCACGCGCGAGGAAATGGCGGAGGCGGAGGGCGCCGTGTCCCGCGGCCGGCACCCGGAGCGGCCCTACGTGCTGGTTTCGCAGCCGTCGGTGGTTGATCCCGGCCGGGCGCCGGAGGGCAGGCACATCCTCTGGACCTACTGCCATGTGCCGTCCGGGTCCACGGTGGACATGGGCGAGGCCGTCATGGACCAGCTGGAGCGCTTCGCGCCAGGGTTCCGTGACCTCGTACTGCGGCACAAGGTCACGACCGCGGCCGAACTTGCCGCCTACAACGAAAATTACATCGGCGGCGACTTTAGCGCCGGACTTCTGGATCCCCGGGGACTGGTGCAGCGGCCGGTCGTCTCACCCGTGCCTTGGCGCACCCCCGCGCGCGGGGTCTACCTGTGCTCCTCCTCGACGCCACCAGGACCCGGCGTCACCGGCATGCCCGGGTTCCGCGCGGCCAAATATGCCCTCAAAGACATGTTTGGGTTGGACGTCCCGGCACTCGGCCTCTAG
- a CDS encoding glycosyltransferase family 87 protein, with translation MQETQPPPDRKLARLVVPSRSDRLLRNFTELIGGPLGQRSAPGVVAPGFFTVERVLIILTVLAALAAIAIKDYCRVNGWETPSQFYATCYSDFPELFRNRGLGDGAFPFFTPGALFEYPVLMGLIAGITARLVPGEGVTDARILGYFDVNATLIAAVWIVTVLATARMTRRRPWDAAMVALAPGIVLAGVINWDMWAVAMLALGMYFLSRKRLVLAGVLIGLGTATKLYPLLVFGAIFLLALRTGKIRAFLVLAASAAAAWLAVNLPIAARDPAGWKYFFEFTQDRPAGYSSPWFAYNLVAGRVRWTLLTPEAINTLALNVFLLACVLIAVLALTAPQRPRIAQLTFLIVAAFILTNKVFSPQFVLWLVPLLALARPKWRDFLIWQGIEGLHWAAIWMYLGQVTSGGVSQHNIDMPYYVLAVAAHMLATAYLMLRVAWDIWDPRYDPIRRHAMDDPHGGPFNNVPDRLRIDLLRPSASLVPWRTVARDA, from the coding sequence ATGCAGGAGACACAGCCGCCGCCCGATCGAAAGCTCGCGCGCCTGGTGGTGCCGAGCCGCAGCGACCGGCTCCTGCGGAATTTCACCGAGCTCATCGGCGGGCCCCTGGGCCAACGGTCTGCGCCGGGGGTAGTCGCGCCCGGCTTCTTCACAGTGGAACGCGTGCTGATCATCCTGACCGTGCTCGCCGCCCTTGCTGCCATCGCCATCAAGGACTACTGCCGGGTGAACGGCTGGGAGACGCCGTCGCAGTTCTATGCGACCTGCTACTCGGATTTCCCTGAGCTGTTCCGCAACCGGGGACTGGGTGACGGGGCCTTTCCGTTCTTCACGCCGGGTGCCCTCTTCGAGTATCCGGTCCTGATGGGCCTGATTGCCGGCATCACGGCCCGCCTGGTGCCCGGCGAAGGAGTCACGGACGCCCGGATCCTCGGCTACTTCGACGTCAACGCGACCCTGATCGCAGCCGTCTGGATCGTCACCGTGCTGGCCACGGCACGTATGACCCGGCGCCGGCCCTGGGATGCAGCCATGGTGGCCCTGGCGCCCGGCATCGTCCTGGCCGGAGTGATCAACTGGGACATGTGGGCCGTTGCCATGCTGGCCCTCGGCATGTACTTCCTGTCCCGGAAGCGGCTGGTCCTGGCAGGCGTCCTGATCGGGCTGGGGACTGCCACCAAGCTCTACCCCCTCCTGGTCTTCGGAGCCATCTTCCTGCTGGCCCTGCGTACCGGCAAGATCCGTGCCTTCCTGGTCCTGGCGGCGTCCGCCGCCGCAGCCTGGCTCGCCGTCAACCTGCCCATTGCCGCGCGGGACCCGGCCGGCTGGAAGTACTTTTTCGAGTTCACGCAGGACCGCCCCGCCGGCTACAGCTCTCCCTGGTTCGCCTACAACCTGGTGGCCGGGCGGGTGCGCTGGACGCTTCTCACCCCGGAGGCCATCAACACGCTCGCCCTGAACGTGTTCCTGCTAGCGTGTGTCCTCATTGCGGTGTTGGCCCTGACCGCTCCGCAGCGGCCGCGGATCGCGCAGCTGACCTTCCTGATCGTGGCGGCCTTCATCCTCACCAACAAGGTCTTCTCACCCCAGTTTGTCCTGTGGCTCGTGCCGCTGCTGGCACTCGCCCGGCCCAAGTGGCGCGATTTCCTGATCTGGCAGGGCATCGAGGGGCTGCACTGGGCGGCCATCTGGATGTATCTTGGCCAAGTGACCAGCGGCGGCGTCTCACAGCACAACATCGACATGCCGTACTACGTCCTGGCCGTCGCCGCCCATATGCTTGCGACTGCATATCTTATGCTGCGGGTTGCGTGGGACATCTGGGATCCCCGATACGATCCCATCCGGCGGCATGCCATGGACGACCCACATGGCGGCCCCTTCAACAACGTCCCGGACAGGCTGCGGATCGACCTGCTCCGTCCCTCTGCTTCCCTGGTCCCGTGGCGAACGGTCGCCCGCGATGCCTGA
- a CDS encoding histidine phosphatase family protein, producing MNAANIARPQLWILRHGETEWSKSGQYTGLTDLPLTVEGEQQAVEARRILDTVDFDLVLTSPLRRARRTAELAGFPDAVHEPLAVEWDYGDYEGISSDLIRKDNPDYLIWTHGVPNGEKLHDVAARADKIVARVLESGLDNVLIVAHGHFSRILTARWLELEPEEGRHFILGTAKVCTLGWDKRTPAIVRWGL from the coding sequence GTGAACGCCGCCAACATCGCCCGCCCCCAGCTCTGGATCCTGCGGCACGGCGAAACCGAATGGTCCAAGAGCGGCCAGTACACCGGGCTGACGGACCTTCCCCTGACGGTGGAGGGCGAGCAGCAGGCAGTCGAGGCGCGCAGGATCCTGGACACCGTTGATTTCGACCTGGTCCTGACGTCTCCGCTGCGCCGTGCCCGGCGGACCGCGGAACTCGCCGGTTTCCCCGATGCCGTCCACGAACCGCTGGCCGTGGAATGGGACTACGGCGACTACGAGGGCATCAGCTCCGACCTGATCCGCAAGGACAACCCTGACTACCTCATCTGGACGCACGGCGTTCCCAATGGCGAGAAGCTCCATGATGTCGCCGCCCGGGCAGACAAGATCGTGGCCCGGGTCCTGGAGTCCGGGCTGGACAACGTCCTGATCGTGGCCCATGGCCACTTTTCCCGCATCCTTACCGCCCGCTGGCTCGAGCTCGAACCTGAAGAGGGCCGGCACTTCATCCTGGGAACAGCCAAAGTCTGCACCCTGGGCTGGGACAAAAGGACGCCTGCCATTGTCCGTTGGGGTCTGTAA